Proteins encoded together in one Psychrobacter sanguinis window:
- a CDS encoding lytic murein transglycosylase has product MLPTRIAAAITTAIGLSLAATSAQAAPEAPYLSNSQFQQCLDGLKNSSTFRGVSSSTFENYRPSEPDPSVIASLNYQPEFQKDVWDYLSSLVDKERVEDGIRAKREMADTLRRIESRYGVKAEHVLGVWGVESNFGQTLGKKDLFQSLATLSCFDRRQSYFRGEYANALKIVQNGDIAASDMKGSWAGAFGQTQFMPGTFLDLAVDFDGDGRRDLVNSKTDALASTANFLAKRGYRSGEPWGYEVKIPAGFWGSNSRTDKKSMSYWRDKGFTLADGRPLPYDLSSAGLLLPAGLEGPAFLVGKNFDTFYSYNASENYALAIAHLSDLIESENSNKTDFITAWPTDDAGISRQQAKDIQQGLLNAGYDIGEVDGIIGDNTRKAIQQYQTSKGVFPADGRAGQKFYRLIMGNHGTQSQPNYSQYNQPISQPSSQSNTSNDSIGRLIQQQDGARKVMSEDGNLRIIRIDNGQ; this is encoded by the coding sequence ATGCTGCCCACTCGTATTGCTGCTGCTATAACCACAGCCATAGGTCTATCATTGGCTGCAACCAGCGCCCAAGCTGCCCCAGAGGCCCCTTATTTATCTAATTCTCAATTCCAACAATGTTTAGATGGCCTCAAAAACTCAAGCACCTTCCGTGGTGTCAGTAGCTCTACTTTTGAAAACTACCGTCCTAGCGAGCCTGACCCAAGTGTTATTGCTTCACTAAATTACCAGCCAGAATTTCAAAAAGATGTTTGGGATTATCTATCTTCACTGGTAGACAAAGAGCGTGTTGAAGATGGTATTCGTGCTAAGCGTGAAATGGCAGACACTTTACGTCGCATCGAATCGCGTTACGGGGTTAAAGCGGAGCATGTATTAGGCGTATGGGGCGTTGAGTCCAACTTTGGTCAGACTTTAGGTAAAAAAGACTTATTTCAATCATTGGCCACTTTATCTTGTTTTGACCGTCGCCAGTCTTATTTCCGTGGTGAATACGCCAATGCGCTAAAAATCGTTCAAAATGGTGATATTGCCGCCAGCGATATGAAAGGCTCTTGGGCAGGTGCTTTTGGTCAGACTCAATTTATGCCAGGGACTTTCTTAGACTTAGCCGTTGATTTCGATGGCGATGGTCGCCGCGACTTGGTCAATAGTAAGACTGACGCTCTAGCCTCAACTGCTAACTTCTTGGCAAAACGTGGCTACCGTAGCGGTGAGCCATGGGGTTATGAAGTTAAGATACCAGCCGGCTTCTGGGGTTCAAATAGCCGTACAGACAAAAAATCAATGAGCTACTGGCGTGACAAAGGCTTTACTTTAGCTGACGGCCGTCCCTTACCTTATGATTTAAGCAGTGCAGGTTTGTTATTGCCAGCAGGTCTAGAAGGACCAGCGTTCTTAGTGGGTAAAAACTTCGATACTTTCTACTCTTATAATGCGTCGGAAAACTATGCTTTAGCGATTGCTCATTTGTCAGATTTGATCGAGAGCGAGAACAGCAACAAAACTGACTTCATTACTGCTTGGCCAACCGATGATGCAGGTATCAGCCGCCAACAAGCCAAAGACATCCAGCAAGGGCTACTTAATGCCGGATATGACATTGGTGAAGTCGACGGTATTATTGGTGACAATACCCGTAAAGCGATTCAGCAGTATCAAACCAGCAAGGGCGTATTCCCTGCCGATGGCCGTGCTGGTCAAAAGTTCTATCGCTTGATTATGGGCAATCATGGTACTCAGTCACAGCCTAATTACTCTCAGTACAATCAACCGATTAGTCAGCCAAGTAGTCAGAGTAATACCAGTAACGACAGTATCGGTCGTCTTATTCAACAACAAGATGGAGCTCGTAAAGTGATGTCAGAAGACGGTAATCTCCGCATTATCCGTATTGATAACGGCCAGTAA
- a CDS encoding transposase: MLKAYKYRIYPNYEQRVLIEKHFGCSRFVFNWALALQKRYYAMFGKSLSRSKIQSHLVKKKKKAQFAWLNEVNSQSLLNALLNVYTAFTNFFKGHAKFPRFKSKKIPQRSYQCPQHCTVNFEQGIINLPKIKGIKTVFSREFVGNIKTVTISKTATGKYYASVLVDNADMLPTPTTIEPRLTVGIDLGISHLLNLSDGSKFDNPKHLAKASKRLAIQQKIFARKQKTSKNYQKQKLAVARIHEKVRNARLDLHHKITHSLICENQATSYAIEDLGVKNMVKNRKLAKAINDVGWGQFVTLLTYKANWYGKNILKVNRFFASSKICSHCHHKLDTLPLSVRNWTCPSCQTQHDRDTNAASNIRSQALADVAGRATV; the protein is encoded by the coding sequence ATGCTTAAAGCCTATAAATACAGAATTTACCCAAACTACGAACAGCGAGTGCTAATCGAAAAGCATTTTGGCTGTAGTCGGTTTGTGTTCAATTGGGCGTTGGCATTGCAAAAACGCTACTATGCTATGTTTGGCAAATCATTATCACGTAGCAAAATCCAAAGCCATTTAGTAAAAAAGAAAAAGAAAGCTCAGTTTGCATGGCTAAACGAGGTCAATAGCCAATCACTACTAAATGCCTTACTAAATGTCTATACCGCTTTTACTAACTTCTTCAAAGGTCATGCCAAATTTCCACGTTTCAAATCTAAAAAAATCCCACAGCGTAGTTATCAATGCCCTCAACATTGCACCGTAAACTTTGAGCAAGGTATTATCAATCTACCTAAAATAAAAGGCATCAAAACCGTATTTAGCCGTGAATTTGTTGGTAATATCAAAACCGTTACTATTAGTAAAACCGCCACAGGCAAATACTATGCAAGCGTACTGGTTGATAATGCTGATATGTTGCCAACGCCTACGACCATTGAACCTAGATTAACGGTTGGCATTGACTTAGGTATTAGTCACTTACTCAATCTATCAGATGGTAGCAAATTTGATAACCCAAAGCATTTAGCCAAAGCCAGTAAACGACTTGCTATACAGCAAAAAATCTTTGCTCGTAAACAAAAGACCAGTAAGAACTATCAAAAACAAAAATTAGCTGTTGCTCGTATTCATGAAAAAGTACGCAACGCTCGATTAGACTTACATCACAAAATCACGCATAGCCTTATCTGTGAAAACCAAGCGACAAGCTATGCGATAGAAGATTTAGGTGTGAAAAACATGGTAAAGAACCGTAAACTTGCCAAAGCGATTAATGACGTGGGTTGGGGGCAGTTTGTTACCCTGCTTACCTACAAGGCGAATTGGTATGGTAAGAATATCCTAAAGGTAAATCGGTTCTTTGCTAGTAGTAAAATTTGTTCGCATTGTCATCACAAATTAGATACTCTGCCGTTGTCAGTCAGAAATTGGACGTGCCCTAGCTGTCAAACACAGCATGACCGTGATACCAATGCAGCAAGCAATATACGCTCTCAGGCGTTAGCTGATGTAGCAGGACGTGCTACTGTGTAA